The sequence ATGCCATAAAAGTGGCTCTTTTGGGCGCGAATTCGGATTTAAAATCGTGTATTACCTTTGTTTGGGAAGGGAATATATTGCCTGGCGCCACGTCTTGGACCATATCTATTAGCTTGTAATACCtaatttcttcatcttcctcatatTATTCTCCGCGGCAAACAATTCGGCTCTGACGCGGCAGATTCGAGATGCATCCCGATTCCTCCAGCCATCTTAGCCATGCTCTAGTACTATTCGTTTATTCTTCCAATCTCACGGATAGACTTTTCTACTTTGCGCATAGCTTAGTACGATTCTTTGAAAGGCTACTAAATTACTaacctacatacatatatactaTGTAGTTGGCGCCAGGCTCTCGAAATACACGGCAACTAACTATCGTCGTCTTATGTAATGTCTATGCTGGAGCTAAGTCACGTTATCTCGCGTTAAGTGGCGATTTGTCGTCGCGACTTTTGCCCCTCCCAAATGGCGTCAATCGTGTTTGAAGACTCTCACACTCTAACGCAGTCCTATAGACAGGCCTTTGACCTGCCGCTCTACTTTGGTGTTTGACTATACTCATCATACACTGTTAttcccttttgtttttcttaattttcttGCGCATCCACAATGGACCGTCCAGTCACGCCTCCGGCTCCCTCGGACAGACCCAGAACTGCTTCGTCACAGACCCCAGAAATGGTCAGACGCATTGTATGTTGTCCTCCGGCGTTCATCGACGAGTTCTTTGGCTGACTGCGTCACTCGGAATGTCATAGGGAGAGAGTCGACTTCGTGCCAAAGCCATCCGCGAGCAACGGGAGGCCGAAGAGAGGGCGGCGGGGACTGCAGTAAGACTGCCCAAGTCGGCTGCTGGATTCATACCTACAGAGAATGTTCACGTTTCGAAACTTTCAAATGGAAAGCGACCTTATACCGACATTTCAACTGGCGATATTGCCGGGGGCAACAACCGTGACGGTCGCAATGTGGGCGATGAGGCGGCCTTGAAACCAGCGCGCAAATTTACCAAGTTTGTAGACTACAATATGAGCTCGATGACAGACACAAAAGGCGGCTTTCTTTCCATGGAAGACGACCCCAATAACTATGCGTTGGGCGCACAGAAACCAGGACAGACAGATGAACAGCGGCCAAAAGGAATGACCATCCAAGAGtgggagaaacaaaaaacgATACAAAACCTAAAAAGACTAAAAGCAGGGCCCTTTGAACCTGGCATTAGCGTTTTGGATGACcaaaagacgagaaaaaagtGCAGAGAGTGCGGTAGCCTGGAGATAGACTTTGTATGGGAAGAAGTTTTTCATATTTGTGTGTGCAACAACTGCAAAGATAAATACCCCGAAAAATACTCCCTATTGACAAAGACGGAGTGCAAAGAGGATTATCTTTTAACAGATCGTAAGTCAAATTTAACGTCTCTTGCACCAATTTTCACAATTCTTGATACTAAAGAAATGCTTGACAGCTGAGCTGCGAGATCCTGAATTACTTCCTCATCTGAACAAGCCAAATCCGCACAAATCTCATTGGCACGACATGATGCTCTTTCTGCGTTTCCAGGTAGAGGAATACGCCATTGGTACCAAATGGGGCTCAGCAGAGGCACTAGATGCAGAATATGAACGACGTGAGACACAAAAGAAGGCGCGCAAAGAAGCCAAATTCAAGGAGAAACTACTGGACCTGAAGCGAAAGACGAGAACCGAAGCGTTCCGACGACAAGCTGGGACGTTAGGCAACAAGAATGGGGCGCCGAGCAAATTTGGCGATGCcgtgggaggaggaggccggcATGTGCATGAATGGGGACGGACAGTCGAGAACGAAGAGGGGATGACAATCAAGACTTGCGTAACGTGCGGAATGGAggtggaagagctggaaTTTTGATCCAACGATGCAGCTTGGCGAATGAGCAACTGCAGATGGGCCCAACGACATGACCTGGCTACTATGCAGCATCCCCTCTTGAAATTCAAGTTTCTGCAAAGTCTGTTGACGCCACTACAAAGGATTTGGTCATCATTGGACCTCTTACGATACTATAAAGCCAGACCAATGAGTCAAACTAGGGCATAACTTGGGTTTCATGTGAATGCTTTCTCCTTGGCTGCCTAAAAGAAGCTCATCCAACAACAACTTCAAGCATTTGTTTGCCAAAACCTCTCGTTGGCCTAGGCAATTGTTACCAGCTCAAGACTGAGCAGCCAACTACAGAGTCTTAGGATCATTCATTTGAGGGCCATTGAGCGGCCTCCTGAAACGATGAGAGAGCTATGAATCGGGCCGATGTCTGCTTGATGCAGCATCTTGATGTTATGCTGCAACGGAAGTGGACGAATGTAAAAACACAATGCAAGTTGTTTTGGACAAGCATTTCAATGCTGCAGGAACGAAAGCAAACAGTCCCATCAACACCATGATTAGAGAGCTACCTATTCCTCTCTAATCGAGATGTGTAGCGCTGATGTGAAAGTTGTTGTATATACGACTGTTGATGGAGAACCAACTACGTGTATCTCTGTTACCTGCTTCTGAGTATTACACCAGCACATACAGAACTTTCAATCGACGGCTACTAGACACGGCTACTACTACTCGTCTGCAGATGCATGTTGGGA comes from Trichoderma asperellum chromosome 3, complete sequence and encodes:
- a CDS encoding uncharacterized protein (BUSCO:EOG092D3HE2) encodes the protein MDRPVTPPAPSDRPRTASSQTPEMVRRIGESRLRAKAIREQREAEERAAGTAVRLPKSAAGFIPTENVHVSKLSNGKRPYTDISTGDIAGGNNRDGRNVGDEAALKPARKFTKFVDYNMSSMTDTKGGFLSMEDDPNNYALGAQKPGQTDEQRPKGMTIQEWEKQKTIQNLKRLKAGPFEPGISVLDDQKTRKKCRECGSLEIDFVWEEVFHICVCNNCKDKYPEKYSLLTKTECKEDYLLTDPELRDPELLPHLNKPNPHKSHWHDMMLFLRFQVEEYAIGTKWGSAEALDAEYERRETQKKARKEAKFKEKLLDLKRKTRTEAFRRQAGTLGNKNGAPSKFGDAVGGGGRHVHEWGRTVENEEGMTIKTCVTCGMEVEELEF